The following are encoded in a window of Arachis duranensis cultivar V14167 unplaced genomic scaffold, aradu.V14167.gnm2.J7QH unplaced_Scaffold_165934, whole genome shotgun sequence genomic DNA:
- the LOC127743919 gene encoding LOW QUALITY PROTEIN: uncharacterized protein LOC127743919 (The sequence of the model RefSeq protein was modified relative to this genomic sequence to represent the inferred CDS: deleted 1 base in 1 codon): MMRRGEVQLPARKLPSLVDLCVQKIIDNIRYLGNVGCVDLHLLERILPHCTVDQLIHVEKASEGADLSPVTDKLWKGFFEKQYGLNCAKEVMRRMREKKVSFKWKQLYEAKQKEIAEAEKEVSNRIRNLYKKEDAKKQSRQVQLCTKTPPSSKKRFWGDGPGYNVSNLKSNIMKKSKIEFLKSHEMKNLAVMKKNTFQRTSSSTSITRTGSTSGIGSTSKDPNPSEGCFRSKLCER, encoded by the exons ATGATGAGAAGAGGCGAAGTTCAATTACCTGCGCGGAAACTTCCATCCCTGGTTGATCTATGTGTTCagaaaataatagataatataaGATACCTTGGAAACGTTGGTTGTGTCGATCTACACCTGCTCGAGCGAATTTTGCCACACTGCACGGTTGATCAGTTGATTCATGTGGAGAAGGCAAGCGAA GGAGCTGATTTGAGTCCGGTGACTGATAAGTTATGGAAAGGATTCTTTGAAAAGCAGTACGGGTTAAATTGCGCCAAGGAAGTAATGAGGAGGATGAGAGAAAAGAAAGTGTCATTTAAATGGAAGCAGTTGTACGAG gcaaaacagaaagaaatagcCGAGGCTGAGAAGGAAGTATCTAATCGAATCAGGAATCTGTACAAGAAAGAAGATGCAA AAAAACAGAGTAGGCAAGTACAGCTGTGCACTAAAACTCCACCTTCGAGTAAAAAAAGATTCTGGGGAG ATGGACCTGGTTACAATGTGTCAAATTTGAAGAGCAACATAATGAAGAAGTCAAAAATAGAATTTCTAAAGAG TCATGAGATGAAAAATCTTGCAGTGATGAAGAAGAATACTTTCCAGAGGACTAGTAG TTCAACAAGCATTACAAGGACTGGAAGTACTTCTGGAATTGGTTCAACATCAAAAGAT CCAAATCCATCAGAAGGATGTTTTAGGAGCAAATTATGTGAGAGATAG
- the LOC127743854 gene encoding glutamyl-tRNA(Gln) amidotransferase subunit A, chloroplastic/mitochondrial, whose product MILTLQTPRPLSRLPRFLPFSTNASITLNQADSLDRRIAAGEDVGPLAGVLVAVKDNICTADMPSTGGSRILEGYRPPFDATAVKRAKELGAIVVGKTNLDEFGMGSTTEGSAFQVTANPWDLSRVPGGSSGGSAAAVSARQCVVSLGSDTGGSVRQPASFCGVVGLKPTYGRVSRFGLMAYASSLDTIGCFGSSVADAGILLHAISGHDRFDATSSNQDVPNFLSHFVSASSFESKPLKGLRVGLIRETIGDGVDAGVISAIHSAASHFEELGCSVNEVSLPSFSLGLPAYYILASSESSSNLSRYDGIRYGNQVYADELDSLYGSSRANGFGSEVKMRILMGTYALSAGYYDAYYKRAQQVRTIIRNSFTEALNQNDILISPAAPSPAYKIGEKKNDPLAMYAGDIMTVNVNLAGLPALVLPCGFVEGGTAGLPIGLQMIGAAFGEEELLRVGHIFEQTLENCRFVPPIIAEDIAS is encoded by the exons ATGATATTGACACTCCAAACCCCACGTCCACTCTCTCGCCTCCCTCGCTTCCTTCCATTCTCCACCAACGCCTCTATTACCCTAAACCAAGCCGACTCACTCGACCGCCGCATCGCCGCCGGCGAGGATGTTGGTCCCCTCGCCGGAGTTCTGGTGGCCGTCAAGGACAACATATGTACTGCTGATATGCCGTCCACCGGCGGCTCACGCATTCTCGAAGGGTACCGGCCGCCGTTCGACGCAACCGCCGTAAAGAGGGCGAAGGAGCTTGGCGCCATTGTTGTTGGAAAGACCAATCTAGATGAGTTCGGTATGGGTAGCACCACTGAAGGTTCTGCATTTCAG GTCACAGCCAATCCATGGGATCTTTCTAGGGTGCCAGGAGGATCATCAGGAGGATCGGCAGCTGCAGTTTCTGCCAGGCAGTGTGTGGTATCACTGGGAAGTGATACTGGTGGAAGCGTGAGACAGCCAGCATCTTTTTGCGGTGTTGTAGGTTTGAAGCCAACTTATGGGCGTGTCTCAAGATTTGGACTTATGGCGTATGCGTCTTCACTTGATACTATTGGTTGCTTTGGTTCATCAGTCGCTGATGCCGGGATTCTCCTTCATGCAATTTCTGGTCATGATAGATTTGATGCCACCTCAAGTAATCAA GATGTGCCCAACTTTCTGTCTCATTTTGTCTCTGCTAGTTCCTTTGAAAGTAAGCCCTTGAAGGGTCTGAGAGTTGGTCTGATTCGTGAAACCATTGGTGACGGTGTTGATGCTGGagtaatttctgcaattcattcTGCTGCTTCCCATTTTGAGGAATTAGGATGCTCTGTAAATGAG GTCTCACTTCCATCCTTTTCCCTTGGGTTGCCAGCCTACTATATCCTTGCTTCATCTGAATCATCTTCCAACTTGTCTCGCTACGATGGTATCAG ATATGGAAACCAAGTTTATGCTGATGAGCTTGACTCTCTTTATGGAAGTTCCCGAGCTAATGGATTTGGTTCTGAG gtcAAAATGAGAATTTTGATGGGGACATATGCTCTTTCAGCTGGTTACTATGATGCATATTACAAACGTGCACAGCAG GTGAGAACCATAATTAGGAATAGCTTTACAGAAGCACTCAATCAAAATGACATCCTGATTTCACCAGCAGCTCCTTCACCTGCTTATAAAATTG gtgaaaagaaaaatgatcccTTGGCCATGTATGCAGGAGACATCATGACT GTAAATGTTAACCTAGCTGGACTACCCGCCTTGGTTTTGCCATGTGGATTTGTTGAGGGTGGGACTGCCGGGCTTCCTATTGGTCTACAAATGATTGGTGCAGCATTTGGTGAG GAAGAGCTTCTGAGGGTGGGACATATCTTTGAGCAGACGCTTGAAAATTGCAGATTTGTTCCACCAATTATAGCTGAAGACATTGCAAGCTAG